One Candidatus Paceibacterota bacterium genomic window carries:
- the ribH gene encoding 6,7-dimethyl-8-ribityllumazine synthase, with translation MHIKNKKYKYLNGKNLKVGIVVARWNSEITEPLLQNALQMLKNCNIADKNIEKMSVAGSVEIPFALHKMAKSKKYDFLVALGCVIKGDTPHFDYVCKMAQEGVLKVMIEDNIPVGFGVLTVNNIKQARQRIHVGGEAALAALELALLK, from the coding sequence ATGCATATAAAAAATAAAAAATATAAATATTTAAACGGAAAAAACCTAAAAGTCGGCATCGTGGTTGCTAGATGGAATTCCGAGATCACGGAGCCTCTTTTGCAAAACGCGCTTCAGATGCTGAAGAATTGCAATATTGCTGATAAAAATATTGAGAAAATGTCTGTCGCTGGGTCTGTAGAAATTCCTTTTGCTTTGCATAAAATGGCAAAATCGAAAAAATATGATTTCCTTGTTGCTTTAGGTTGTGTTATAAAAGGTGATACTCCGCATTTTGATTACGTCTGCAAAATGGCGCAAGAAGGGGTTCTGAAAGTTATGATTGAAGACAATATTCCCGTCGGTTTTGGGGTGCTGACGGTAAATAATATCAAGCAAGCAAGGCAAAGAATCCATGTCGGAGGAGAAGCTGCCCTAGCTGCGCTCGAACTTGCTTTACTTAAATGA
- a CDS encoding riboflavin synthase, which yields MFTGIIKKTSKVKRVKSAQGGLFVDILNNLGKIKLGESISINGVCSTVKKNNKNISFEYMPETLKLTNLGLLKKGDIVNLEQSMRLSDRLDGHLVLGHIDGKGRIISIKKEGNSKEFYIKVSDKKFKKFLVYKGSIAIEGISLTVAEVLKDLFVVKILPYTLKHTNLKFKKEEDEVNLEFDILAKYASRTKSF from the coding sequence ATGTTCACAGGCATAATAAAAAAAACTTCAAAAGTGAAAAGAGTAAAATCTGCGCAAGGCGGTCTTTTTGTTGATATTTTAAATAATTTAGGAAAAATAAAATTAGGAGAAAGTATTTCTATCAATGGCGTTTGTTCCACTGTTAAAAAAAATAACAAAAATATTTCATTTGAATATATGCCAGAAACACTAAAACTTACAAATTTAGGACTCTTGAAGAAAGGCGACATTGTGAATCTTGAGCAATCAATGCGTTTGTCCGACAGGCTCGACGGGCACCTAGTGCTCGGGCATATTGATGGAAAAGGCAGAATTATCAGCATAAAAAAAGAAGGAAATTCTAAAGAATTTTATATAAAGGTTTCTGATAAAAAATTCAAAAAATTTTTGGTTTATAAGGGATCGATCGCGATAGAAGGCATAAGCCTGACTGTCGCCGAGGTTCTCAAAGATTTATTTGTTGTAAAAATATTACCGTATACCCTAAAACACACAAATTTAAAATTTAAAAAAGAAGAAGATGAAGTTAATTTGGAATTTGATATACTGGCTAAATATGCATCCCGTACGAAATCTTTTTAA
- a CDS encoding riboflavin kinase has translation MYTISGKVIKGDQYGRKIGFPTINLDRKNFMRLEKKPVFGVYAGKVSLMSNTRCLTYQAGIVIGPLDKKGLPKIEAHLLGYNGNAYDKKVILEMNKFIRKFKKFKTEKELIIQIEKDLNICSQA, from the coding sequence ATGTACACAATCTCTGGTAAAGTAATAAAAGGGGATCAGTACGGCAGGAAGATCGGTTTTCCGACCATCAACTTAGACAGGAAAAATTTTATGAGGCTGGAGAAAAAACCGGTTTTTGGAGTGTACGCTGGAAAAGTTAGTTTAATGTCAAACACCCGATGTTTGACATATCAAGCGGGAATTGTGATCGGTCCATTAGATAAAAAAGGTTTGCCGAAAATAGAAGCGCATTTGCTCGGCTATAATGGAAATGCTTATGACAAGAAAGTCATTCTTGAAATGAATAAATTTATCAGAAAATTTAAAAAATTTAAAACAGAAAAAGAATTGATTATACAAATAGAGAAAGATCTTAATATATGTTCACAGGCATAA
- the aspS gene encoding aspartate--tRNA(Asn) ligase — MKERIYIKDLKDHIGKEVVIAGWVDVRRDQGKMVFFDMRDMTGRVQCVTLPNHVEAIEVAKTIRPEWVLKITGMVNKRPEKNIKAGVLNGDVELEVTGIEILAKAEALPFDMSLDGYNLELTTELDNRALVLRQPKVQAIFKIQETIIDSFREFMKKNMFFEFQAPSITPAAAEGGAEVFQFDYFGKKAYLSQSPQLYKQIVMSAFERCFTVNKVFRAEPSSTTRHLTEIVCLDAEMGFIESWTDVRDMAEETFKYILKQVEVRNSEQLKLLNVTLPVMLDKTPSLSLREVQQKIFEKFGRDVRGEKDTNPQDEREISEIIKEETGSDFVFIYGYPTRKKPFYVYPNPAEPEYNEGMDLICRGVEWLSGGRRINNYEQLKEHVKLWEMDPNKIRMFLEAFKYGVPPEGGFSFGAERITMQLLGLKNIREASMFPRDMNRIDERLSEEGF; from the coding sequence ATGAAAGAACGAATTTATATTAAAGATTTAAAAGATCATATTGGCAAAGAGGTTGTCATCGCCGGATGGGTGGATGTGCGACGTGATCAAGGTAAAATGGTTTTTTTTGATATGCGGGATATGACTGGGCGAGTGCAGTGCGTCACTTTGCCGAATCATGTAGAAGCGATAGAGGTGGCAAAAACAATTCGCCCCGAATGGGTTTTGAAAATTACCGGAATGGTAAACAAGCGTCCGGAAAAAAATATAAAAGCGGGAGTATTAAATGGCGATGTGGAACTAGAGGTCACAGGTATAGAAATATTAGCAAAAGCTGAAGCACTTCCTTTTGATATGTCACTTGACGGATATAATTTAGAACTTACAACAGAGCTGGACAACAGGGCATTAGTATTAAGGCAGCCAAAAGTCCAAGCAATTTTTAAAATTCAAGAAACGATCATTGATTCTTTCAGAGAATTTATGAAAAAAAATATGTTTTTTGAATTTCAAGCACCGTCTATAACTCCTGCCGCTGCTGAGGGTGGGGCAGAGGTCTTTCAGTTTGATTATTTTGGAAAGAAAGCTTATTTATCTCAGTCTCCACAACTTTATAAACAAATTGTGATGTCAGCTTTTGAAAGATGTTTTACTGTGAATAAAGTTTTTAGAGCTGAACCTTCATCGACTACAAGACATTTGACAGAGATTGTTTGTCTAGATGCTGAAATGGGTTTTATAGAATCATGGACAGATGTACGCGATATGGCGGAAGAAACTTTTAAATATATTTTAAAACAAGTTGAAGTTAGAAATAGTGAACAATTAAAATTATTAAACGTTACGCTCCCAGTTATGCTAGACAAAACCCCATCTCTTTCTTTGAGAGAAGTCCAACAGAAAATTTTTGAAAAATTTGGTCGGGATGTGCGAGGTGAAAAAGACACCAATCCGCAAGATGAAAGAGAAATTTCTGAAATAATTAAAGAAGAAACAGGCTCTGATTTTGTTTTTATTTATGGCTATCCTACTCGCAAGAAGCCTTTTTATGTTTATCCGAACCCAGCTGAACCAGAATACAACGAGGGCATGGACCTAATTTGTCGCGGAGTTGAATGGCTCTCTGGTGGACGAAGAATAAATAATTACGAACAGTTAAAGGAGCATGTAAAACTTTGGGAAATGGATCCAAATAAAATTAGAATGTTTCTTGAAGCTTTTAAATACGGAGTTCCACCAGAAGGAGGATTCTCTTTTGGTGCAGAACGTATAACCATGCAACTTTTAGGACTAAAAAATATTCGCGAGGCGTCTATGTTTCCGCGAGACATGAATCGCATTGATGAAAGGTTAAGTGAAGAAGGATTTTAA
- the prs gene encoding ribose-phosphate diphosphokinase, whose product MKNQKYPKLNPYPLKLYGNASGSHQNLSLKVAKLLKTKLDPFYYKIFSNGEFLVHHTESVRDRDVYIISQPRFGDKEKLSYDLDECESLILALKQGEPFRVTVVMPCLPYSRQDKSSNHREPVLSQKIPMRLQMAGAHRIVVLKLHNPSSYNAHPLTIPVVDVNTDSLILNHIRSKKFNLKKFKIVAPDLGAAPSCRLLAQQLGIPGNIVIINKFRDPKKANHNEIMEVIGDPRGFNIIMPDDMADTCGTAIKALKTLKENGAEDVYFTATHAVLSGEAIEKLNNAPFSGIWFTDTCLSDEARTKIKKLEIISTAKLIAQVIDNLHNGDSVTQLWHNGK is encoded by the coding sequence ATGAAAAACCAAAAATATCCCAAACTAAACCCTTATCCCTTAAAGTTATACGGAAATGCCAGCGGTTCTCATCAAAATCTCTCTCTTAAAGTAGCCAAATTATTAAAAACTAAACTAGATCCTTTTTATTATAAAATATTCAGCAATGGAGAATTTTTAGTGCATCACACAGAATCAGTCCGAGACAGAGATGTCTACATTATTTCTCAGCCTCGCTTTGGCGATAAAGAAAAACTTTCTTATGATTTAGATGAATGCGAATCTTTGATCCTCGCTCTAAAGCAAGGCGAGCCTTTTCGAGTGACAGTGGTTATGCCGTGCTTGCCATATTCCAGGCAAGATAAATCTTCCAATCACCGAGAGCCGGTACTTTCTCAAAAAATTCCTATGCGGCTTCAGATGGCAGGGGCGCATAGAATAGTAGTTTTAAAATTACACAATCCATCGAGCTACAATGCTCATCCTCTCACTATTCCTGTAGTAGATGTGAATACAGACTCGCTTATCTTGAATCATATTCGTTCTAAAAAATTCAATTTAAAGAAATTTAAAATTGTAGCGCCCGATCTGGGAGCCGCGCCTTCCTGCAGGCTACTCGCGCAACAGCTTGGCATTCCAGGCAACATCGTAATTATAAATAAATTCCGTGATCCTAAAAAAGCTAACCACAATGAAATCATGGAGGTCATCGGCGATCCTAGGGGTTTCAATATAATCATGCCGGATGACATGGCGGACACTTGCGGTACAGCTATCAAAGCTCTCAAGACTTTAAAAGAAAATGGCGCCGAGGATGTGTATTTTACAGCTACTCATGCTGTGCTTTCGGGAGAGGCAATAGAAAAATTAAATAATGCGCCGTTCTCCGGTATTTGGTTTACGGATACATGCCTTTCAGATGAAGCTCGAACAAAAATTAAAAAATTGGAAATAATCTCTACCGCTAAATTAATTGCGCAGGTCATAGACAATTTACATAATGGTGATTCCGTCACACAGCTTTGGCATAATGGAAAATAA
- a CDS encoding Fic family protein encodes MDYLNNRQLDILKNIKLNEEFSSSDVLGLMDKKQKVSLITIKRDLDYLSKAEYLKRKGKGRSTVYQKTIKGILFSPVDLSVYDTIEPDKRIGNGFFNFRLFKEFPLDIFSDDEKNILDSATAQYKKNIKKLTPTIHVKELERFIIELSWKSSKIEGNTYTLLDTERLIREGIPAKGHSQDEAIMILNHKRAFSFILENIEGFKKKGVNVVFIEKVHEIIIEKLGIARGIRNGLVGIVGTKYKPLDNKYQIKEALESLCELVNKMKDVYSGALTLLAGLSYIQPFEDGNKRTARLLCNAVLLSKGCAPLSYRSIDENIYKKSILAFYEENSIVPMKEIFTEQYLFSARNYLVNAH; translated from the coding sequence ATGGATTATTTGAATAATAGACAACTGGATATTCTAAAAAATATAAAACTAAATGAAGAGTTTTCTTCTTCTGACGTTTTGGGTTTAATGGATAAAAAACAGAAAGTTTCTCTAATAACAATAAAGCGGGATTTGGATTATCTGAGCAAAGCTGAATATCTTAAAAGAAAGGGCAAGGGACGTTCCACTGTATACCAAAAAACAATTAAAGGAATTTTATTTTCTCCAGTAGACCTCTCGGTGTATGATACGATAGAACCGGACAAAAGAATAGGAAACGGCTTTTTTAATTTTCGCTTATTCAAAGAATTTCCACTTGATATATTTTCGGATGACGAAAAAAATATCCTTGATTCTGCCACAGCTCAATATAAAAAAAATATAAAAAAATTAACACCGACAATCCATGTAAAAGAATTGGAGCGTTTCATAATTGAATTATCCTGGAAGTCTTCAAAAATTGAAGGCAATACCTATACTTTATTGGATACCGAACGCTTGATTCGCGAAGGCATACCAGCCAAGGGTCATTCACAGGATGAGGCGATAATGATCTTAAATCACAAAAGAGCTTTTTCTTTCATTTTAGAAAATATAGAGGGTTTCAAAAAAAAAGGAGTGAATGTTGTTTTTATAGAAAAAGTGCATGAAATAATTATTGAAAAATTAGGAATAGCTCGCGGTATAAGAAACGGTCTTGTCGGTATTGTCGGCACAAAATATAAGCCTCTCGATAATAAATATCAGATTAAGGAAGCGCTGGAATCTCTTTGTGAATTAGTTAATAAAATGAAAGATGTTTACAGCGGCGCTCTTACTCTTTTGGCGGGTCTCTCATATATTCAACCATTTGAAGACGGCAATAAACGCACTGCGCGCTTGCTTTGCAATGCCGTTCTTCTTTCAAAAGGTTGCGCTCCACTCTCATACAGGAGCATTGACGAAAATATTTACAAAAAATCAATCTTGGCTTTTTACGAAGAAAATTCTATAGTCCCAATGAAAGAAATATTCACAGAGCAATATCTTTTTTCAGCCAGGAATTATTTGGTTAATGCGCATTAA
- a CDS encoding prephenate dehydratase domain-containing protein, whose protein sequence is MERITYLGPQGATFSELAYIELARLFGAPSLNVGEIVLAGKNQDVLPLVFNHGGYGAIAMETDAEGRVDGPVNTFIQLLRNCETSEDCPITVIGAIKMPISFALMVRPGVQKKDIRTVVAHPKALGACRNMVNCLVSDQEKIIESDSNGLAAEDVATKQKFSQAAALGPRVAADRYGLQILEEACEDSPATTTFFLLGPKSRPQVMQEVNRSLLVFRVKHEPGSLVKTLLPFSDAGLNLRQIHSLYTGKGQYDFAVEIECGKDQEEDLVRAMYGSMRHMMCYVLFGPFPVV, encoded by the coding sequence ATGGAAAGAATTACTTATCTTGGCCCCCAAGGAGCAACATTCTCAGAGCTAGCTTACATAGAGCTGGCCAGGTTGTTTGGAGCTCCTAGTCTTAATGTGGGAGAAATAGTTCTGGCTGGAAAAAACCAAGACGTTTTGCCTTTGGTTTTCAACCATGGTGGCTATGGAGCTATAGCGATGGAAACAGATGCTGAGGGTAGAGTTGACGGACCTGTCAACACTTTCATTCAGCTTCTTAGAAATTGCGAAACTTCAGAGGATTGCCCGATAACAGTTATTGGGGCAATCAAAATGCCTATTTCTTTTGCCCTTATGGTTAGACCAGGAGTGCAAAAGAAAGACATTAGGACTGTTGTCGCACACCCAAAAGCATTAGGTGCATGCAGAAACATGGTCAACTGTTTAGTCAGTGACCAAGAAAAGATCATCGAGTCGGACAGTAATGGCTTAGCCGCCGAAGATGTTGCAACTAAACAAAAATTTTCTCAGGCTGCAGCACTTGGCCCAAGAGTCGCCGCAGACAGGTATGGACTTCAGATTTTAGAAGAAGCTTGTGAAGATAGTCCTGCGACTACCACTTTTTTTCTTTTAGGACCTAAATCTCGCCCACAAGTGATGCAGGAGGTAAATAGGTCTTTATTAGTATTTCGGGTTAAACACGAACCTGGGTCACTTGTAAAGACACTTCTACCTTTCTCGGACGCAGGATTAAACTTGCGTCAAATTCATTCACTTTATACTGGCAAAGGTCAATATGACTTCGCAGTCGAGATTGAATGTGGAAAGGACCAAGAAGAGGACTTAGTACGTGCTATGTATGGATCAATGAGACACATGATGTGTTATGTTCTTTTCGGCCCTTTCCCTGTTGTTTAA
- a CDS encoding Trp family transcriptional regulator, which produces MNKREKLKEYKKELVEILVKAGKDKNLFTEFLVDITTPSELEDMALRWQIVKKLNKGETHRSVAGDLGLGISTVTRGSRELRNKNGGFNLMLKKLSK; this is translated from the coding sequence ATGAACAAAAGAGAAAAACTAAAAGAATATAAAAAAGAACTTGTAGAAATCTTAGTAAAAGCTGGAAAAGATAAAAATCTTTTTACAGAATTTTTAGTAGATATTACAACACCTTCTGAGCTTGAGGATATGGCCTTAAGGTGGCAAATAGTTAAAAAATTAAACAAAGGAGAGACTCATAGGTCTGTAGCAGGGGATTTAGGACTTGGAATAAGTACTGTCACTCGAGGATCTCGCGAGCTTCGCAATAAGAATGGGGGTTTTAATTTAATGCTAAAAAAGTTAAGCAAGTAG